Proteins found in one Quercus robur chromosome 2, dhQueRobu3.1, whole genome shotgun sequence genomic segment:
- the LOC126714927 gene encoding G-type lectin S-receptor-like serine/threonine-protein kinase SD2-5 isoform X2 produces the protein MGMSSWASCAVLLYLVLFLTPSCPILFLVTALPGNYLAADASTSWTNSLSAPDSVKFDDGSFARIILLNYFGACGCGFICNQTCNSHLFAIFSLTYDSLNISKSEGPKVVWSANPENPVSINATLQLTSEKGLVLKDANGTTVWSTNIFSKSVAALNFTDMCNLQLLDDKNATVWQSFDHPTDTLVVGQKLVPGQQLTSQGGLFSLYVTRQGLFSYINSNPPQRYFTLTIENTSNIQFLEDSLSVSSDGAISAILIPSTKLISNRYMRLGADNGHLKVYDLFWQEVQDFSSRFTDYCAFPTVCGNYSICRNGQCGCPRPINATSYFQPIEEMQPEHGCSLITPLSCAASKTHILLELHNITYFLFTKDPPTIDPDYQHISLDSCKNACLTDCSCKAAFYNSGKRVGNCYLLPQIFSLMAIDQDNSTDLKVYIKVQNVSSSEPPRQQTNHKKKKQIIVGSSLGSLLIMFLLIGIFTLLFWKKENVEENVDEAEEYLLDHIPGMPTRYSYDDLQAITENFNKEIGGGGFGTVFEGTLPDGTKVAVKRLNGFSQIKKSFLAEVETIGSIHHINLVRLIGFCAEKYHRLLVYEYMSNGSLDRWIFHKNPEMLLDWKLRKKIIIEIARGLSYLHEECRQKIVHLDIKPHNILLDENFNAKVSDFGLSKLVDHDQSQVVTNMRGTPGYMAPEWLSSMITEKVDVYSFGVVLLEILCGRRNLDRSQPEEEMHLLDLFKKNIVEDRLLDLVDKYSEDMQLHGGEVVNTMRVAAWCLQNDFTRRPSMSMVVKVLEGAVNVESDLDYFFSNQSLPNMRAGVENQEVHIDAASSLLPSILSGPR, from the coding sequence ATGGGCATGAGTAGCTGGGCTTCCTGCGCTGTTCTTCTTTACCTTGTTCTTTTTCTAACACCTTCTTGTCCAATCCTATTCCTAGTCACAGCACTGCCTGGCAATTATCTTGCTGCAGACGCTTCTACTTCCTGGACCAACAGTCTTTCTGCTCCTGATTCTGTGAAATTCGATGATGGATCATTTGCGAGAATCATACTTTTAAATTATTTCGGTGCTTGTGGTTGTGGCTTCATCTGTAATCAAACGTGCAACAGTCATCTCTTTGCCATTTTCTCTCTTACTTACGACTCTCTCAATATTTCGAAATCTGAAGGTCCAAAAGTAGTATGGTCTGCTAACCCAGAGAATCCTGTTAGCATTAATGCGACTTTGCAGCTTACTTCAGAAAAAGGATTGGTGTTAAAAGATGCTAATGGAACTACAGTGTGGTCCACAAACATCTTCAGCAAATCTGTGGCTGCCCTAAACTTCACCGACATGTGCAACCTCCAGCTCTTGGATGACAAGAATGCAACAGTTTGGCAGTCTTTTGATCACCCAACTGACACGCTGGTTGTTGGGCAAAAATTGGTGCCAGGACAGCAACTCACTAGTCAAGGAGGATTGTTTTCGCTCTACGTCACCAGGCAAGGGTTATTTTCTTATATCAATTCTAATCCTCCCCAACGCTATTTTACTTTAACTATCGAGAATACCAGTAATATTCAATTTTTGGAGGACAGTTTATCTGTCTCCAGCGATGGAGCAATAAGCGCTATTCTTATTCCTTCAACAAAACTCATCTCAAATCGTTATATGAGATTAGGGGCTGACAATGGACACTTGAAAGTGTATGATTTGTTTTGGCAGGAAGTACAAGATTTTTCCTCTAGATTTACTGATTACTGTGCTTTCCCTACAGTTTGCGGAAATTATAGTATTTGTAGAAACGGCCAGTGTGGTTGTCCTAGACCTATAAATGCAACAAGCTATTTTCAGCCCATCGAAGAAATGCAACCTGAGCATGGCTGCTCCCTGATTACTCCCTTGTCTTGTGCAGCTTCCAAAACTCACATTCTTTTAGAGCTCCATAACATCACATACTTTCTCTTTACTAAAGATCCCCCAACTATAGATCCAGATTACCAACATATAAGTTTAGATAGCTGTAAAAACGCTTGCTTAACAGATTGTTCGTGTAAAGCTGCTTTTTATAATTCGGGCAAACGTGTAGGGAATTGCTATTTACTACCccaaattttttcattaatggcCATTGATCAAGATAATAGTACTGACCTTAAAGTTTATATTAAGGTCCAAAATGTCTCAAGTTCAGAACCTCCTCGACAACAAACAAAccataaaaagaagaaacaaataatAGTGGGATCTAGCCTCGGATCTTTGCTTATTATGTTTCTTTTAATTGGAATCTTTACTTTACTGTtttggaaaaaggaaaatgtagaGGAAAATGTAGATGAAGCTGAGGAGTATTTATTGGATCATATTCCAGGGATGCCCACAAGATACTCTTATGATGATTTGCAAGCAATAacagaaaatttcaataagGAGATCGGTGGGGGAGGATTTGGCACAGTTTTTGAAGGGACTCTACCTGATGGCACAAAAGTTGCAGTGAAGCGTCTTAATGGTTTTAGTCAAATCAAGAAATCATTTTTGGCAGAAGTTGAAACAATTGGTAGCATCCATCATATTAATTTGGTAAGACTAATTGGATTTTGTGCTGAGAAATATCATAGGCTTCTTGTTTATGAGTACATGTCTAATGGGTCTTTAGATAGATGGATATTTCACAAAAATCCTGAGATGTTGCTTGATTGGAAACTTAGAAAGAAGATCATCATTGAAATTGCAAGGGGACTATCTTATTTGCATGAAGAGTGCAGGCAAAAGATAGTTCACTTGGATATAAAACCACATAACATCCTCTTAGATGAGAATTTTAATGCAAAAGTCTCTGATTTTGGGTTGTCTAAACTAGTTGACCATGACCAAAGCCAAGTTGTGACAAACATGAGAGGGACTCCTGGCTATATGGCTCCAGAATGGTTGAGTTCAATGATTACAGAAAAGGTAGATGTCTATAGCTTTGGAGTAGTACTCTTGGAGATTTTGTGTGGAAGGAGAAATTTAGATCGCTCTCAGCCAGAGGAAGAAATGCATCTACTTGatcttttcaagaaaaatattgtggaggATCGGTTGCTGGATTTGGTTGATAAGTACAGTGAAGATATGCAATTACATGGAGGTGAAGTTGTGAATACAATGAGAGTTGCAGCATGGTGTTTGCAAAACGATTTCACAAGGAGGCCTTCCATGTCTATGGTGGTTAAGGTCTTAGAGGGTGCTGTAAATGTTGAATCTGACCTAGATTATTTCTTCTCCAATCAATCTTTACCAAACATGAGAGCTGGAGTTGAAAACCAGGAAGTGCACATTGATGCGGCTTCTTCATTATTGCCTTCAATTCTATCAGGACCTCGATAA
- the LOC126714927 gene encoding G-type lectin S-receptor-like serine/threonine-protein kinase SD2-5 isoform X3: MGMSSWASCAVLLYLVLFLTPSCPILFLVTALPGNYLAADASTSWTNSLSAPDSVKFDDGSFARIILLNYFGACGCGFICNQTCNSHLFAIFSLTYDSLNISKSEGPKVVWSANPENPVSINATLQLTSEKGLVLKDANGTTVWSTNIFSKSVAALNFTDMCNLQLLDDKNATVWQSFDHPTDTLVVGQKLVPGQQLTSQGGLFSLYVTRQGLFSYINSNPPQRYFTLTIENTSNIQFLEDSLSVSSDGAISAILIPSTKLISNRYMRLGADNGHLKVYDLFWQEVQDFSSRFTDYCAFPTVCGNYSICRNGQCGCPRPINATSYFQPIEEMQPEHGCSLITPLSCAASKTHILLELHNITYFLFTKDPPTIDPDYQHISLDSCKNACLTDCSCKAAFYNSGKRVGNCYLLPQIFSLMAIDQDNSTDLKVYIKVQNVSSSEPPRQQTNHKKKKQIIVGSSLGSLLIMFLLIGIFTLLFWKKENVEENVDEAEEYLLDHIPGMPTRYSYDDLQAITENFNKEIGGGGFGTVFEGTLPDGTKVAVKRLNGFSQIKKSFLAEVETIGSIHHINLVRLIGFCAEKYHRLLVYEYMSNGSLDRWIFHKNPEMLLDWKLRKKIIIEIARGLSYLHEECRQKIVHLDIKPHNILLDENFNAKVSDFGLSKLVDHDQSQVVTNMRGTPGYMAPEWLSSMITEKVDVYSFGVVLLEILCGRRNLDRSQPEEEMHLLDLFKKNIVEDRLLDLVDKYSEDMQLHGAEVVNMMRVAIWCLQNDFTRRPSMSMVVKVLEGAVNVESDLDYFFSNPSLLNMRGGVENQEVHIVAATPLLPSVLSGPR, encoded by the coding sequence ATGGGCATGAGTAGCTGGGCTTCCTGCGCTGTTCTTCTTTACCTTGTTCTTTTTCTAACACCTTCTTGTCCAATCCTATTCCTAGTCACAGCACTGCCTGGCAATTATCTTGCTGCAGACGCTTCTACTTCCTGGACCAACAGTCTTTCTGCTCCTGATTCTGTGAAATTCGATGATGGATCATTTGCGAGAATCATACTTTTAAATTATTTCGGTGCTTGTGGTTGTGGCTTCATCTGTAATCAAACGTGCAACAGTCATCTCTTTGCCATTTTCTCTCTTACTTACGACTCTCTCAATATTTCGAAATCTGAAGGTCCAAAAGTAGTATGGTCTGCTAACCCAGAGAATCCTGTTAGCATTAATGCGACTTTGCAGCTTACTTCAGAAAAAGGATTGGTGTTAAAAGATGCTAATGGAACTACAGTGTGGTCCACAAACATCTTCAGCAAATCTGTGGCTGCCCTAAACTTCACCGACATGTGCAACCTCCAGCTCTTGGATGACAAGAATGCAACAGTTTGGCAGTCTTTTGATCACCCAACTGACACGCTGGTTGTTGGGCAAAAATTGGTGCCAGGACAGCAACTCACTAGTCAAGGAGGATTGTTTTCGCTCTACGTCACCAGGCAAGGGTTATTTTCTTATATCAATTCTAATCCTCCCCAACGCTATTTTACTTTAACTATCGAGAATACCAGTAATATTCAATTTTTGGAGGACAGTTTATCTGTCTCCAGCGATGGAGCAATAAGCGCTATTCTTATTCCTTCAACAAAACTCATCTCAAATCGTTATATGAGATTAGGGGCTGACAATGGACACTTGAAAGTGTATGATTTGTTTTGGCAGGAAGTACAAGATTTTTCCTCTAGATTTACTGATTACTGTGCTTTCCCTACAGTTTGCGGAAATTATAGTATTTGTAGAAACGGCCAGTGTGGTTGTCCTAGACCTATAAATGCAACAAGCTATTTTCAGCCCATCGAAGAAATGCAACCTGAGCATGGCTGCTCCCTGATTACTCCCTTGTCTTGTGCAGCTTCCAAAACTCACATTCTTTTAGAGCTCCATAACATCACATACTTTCTCTTTACTAAAGATCCCCCAACTATAGATCCAGATTACCAACATATAAGTTTAGATAGCTGTAAAAACGCTTGCTTAACAGATTGTTCGTGTAAAGCTGCTTTTTATAATTCGGGCAAACGTGTAGGGAATTGCTATTTACTACCccaaattttttcattaatggcCATTGATCAAGATAATAGTACTGACCTTAAAGTTTATATTAAGGTCCAAAATGTCTCAAGTTCAGAACCTCCTCGACAACAAACAAAccataaaaagaagaaacaaataatAGTGGGATCTAGCCTCGGATCTTTGCTTATTATGTTTCTTTTAATTGGAATCTTTACTTTACTGTtttggaaaaaggaaaatgtagaGGAAAATGTAGATGAAGCTGAGGAGTATTTATTGGATCATATTCCAGGGATGCCCACAAGATACTCTTATGATGATTTGCAAGCAATAacagaaaatttcaataagGAGATCGGTGGGGGAGGATTTGGCACAGTTTTTGAAGGGACTCTACCTGATGGCACAAAAGTTGCAGTGAAGCGTCTTAATGGTTTTAGTCAAATCAAGAAATCATTTTTGGCAGAAGTTGAAACAATTGGTAGCATCCATCATATTAATTTGGTAAGACTAATTGGATTTTGTGCTGAGAAATATCATAGGCTTCTTGTTTATGAGTACATGTCTAATGGGTCTTTAGATAGATGGATATTTCACAAAAATCCTGAGATGTTGCTTGATTGGAAACTTAGAAAGAAGATCATCATTGAAATTGCAAGGGGACTATCTTATTTGCATGAAGAGTGCAGGCAAAAGATAGTTCACTTGGATATAAAACCACATAACATCCTCTTAGATGAGAATTTTAATGCAAAAGTCTCTGATTTTGGGTTGTCTAAACTAGTTGACCATGACCAAAGCCAAGTTGTGACAAACATGAGAGGGACTCCTGGCTATATGGCTCCAGAATGGTTGAGTTCAATGATTACAGAAAAGGTAGATGTCTATAGCTTTGGAGTAGTACTCTTGGAGATTTTGTGTGGAAGGAGAAATTTAGATCGCTCTCAGCCAGAGGAAGAAATGCATCTACTTGatcttttcaagaaaaatattgtggaggATCGGTTGCTGGATTTGGTTGATAAGTACAGTGAAGATATGCAATTACATGGAG
- the LOC126714927 gene encoding G-type lectin S-receptor-like serine/threonine-protein kinase SD2-5 isoform X1 — MGMSSWASCAVLLYLVLFLTPSCPILFLVTALPGNYLAADASTSWTNSLSAPDSVKFDDGSFARIILLNYFGACGCGFICNQTCNSHLFAIFSLTYDSLNISKSEGPKVVWSANPENPVSINATLQLTSEKGLVLKDANGTTVWSTNIFSKSVAALNFTDMCNLQLLDDKNATVWQSFDHPTDTLVVGQKLVPGQQLTSQGGLFSLYVTRQGLFSYINSNPPQRYFTLTIENTSNIQFLEDSLSVSSDGAISAILIPSTKLISNRYMRLGADNGHLKVYDLFWQEVQDFSSRFTDYCAFPTVCGNYSICRNGQCGCPRPINATSYFQPIEEMQPEHGCSLITPLSCAASKTHILLELHNITYFLFTKDPPTIDPDYQHISLDSCKNACLTDCSCKAAFYNSGKRVGNCYLLPQIFSLMAIDQDNSTDLKVYIKVQNVSSSEPPRQQTNHKKKKQIIVGSSLGSLLIMFLLIGIFTLLFWKKENVEENVDEAEEYLLDHIPGMPTRYSYDDLQAITENFNKEIGGGGFGTVFEGTLPDGTKVAVKRLNGFSQIKKSFLAEVETIGSIHHINLVRLIGFCAEKYHRLLVYEYMSNGSLDRWIFHKNPEMLLDWKLRKKIIIEIARGLSYLHEECRQKIVHLDIKPHNILLDENFNAKVSDFGLSKLVDHDQSQVVTNMRGTPGYMAPEWLSSMITEKVDVYSFGVVLLEILCGRRNLDRSQPEEEMHLLDLFKKNIVEDRLLDLVDKYSEDMQLHGGEVVNTMRVAAWCLQNDFTRRPSMSMVVKVLEGAVNVESDLDYFFSNQSLPNMRAGVENQEVHIVAASSLFPSILSGPR; from the coding sequence ATGGGCATGAGTAGCTGGGCTTCCTGCGCTGTTCTTCTTTACCTTGTTCTTTTTCTAACACCTTCTTGTCCAATCCTATTCCTAGTCACAGCACTGCCTGGCAATTATCTTGCTGCAGACGCTTCTACTTCCTGGACCAACAGTCTTTCTGCTCCTGATTCTGTGAAATTCGATGATGGATCATTTGCGAGAATCATACTTTTAAATTATTTCGGTGCTTGTGGTTGTGGCTTCATCTGTAATCAAACGTGCAACAGTCATCTCTTTGCCATTTTCTCTCTTACTTACGACTCTCTCAATATTTCGAAATCTGAAGGTCCAAAAGTAGTATGGTCTGCTAACCCAGAGAATCCTGTTAGCATTAATGCGACTTTGCAGCTTACTTCAGAAAAAGGATTGGTGTTAAAAGATGCTAATGGAACTACAGTGTGGTCCACAAACATCTTCAGCAAATCTGTGGCTGCCCTAAACTTCACCGACATGTGCAACCTCCAGCTCTTGGATGACAAGAATGCAACAGTTTGGCAGTCTTTTGATCACCCAACTGACACGCTGGTTGTTGGGCAAAAATTGGTGCCAGGACAGCAACTCACTAGTCAAGGAGGATTGTTTTCGCTCTACGTCACCAGGCAAGGGTTATTTTCTTATATCAATTCTAATCCTCCCCAACGCTATTTTACTTTAACTATCGAGAATACCAGTAATATTCAATTTTTGGAGGACAGTTTATCTGTCTCCAGCGATGGAGCAATAAGCGCTATTCTTATTCCTTCAACAAAACTCATCTCAAATCGTTATATGAGATTAGGGGCTGACAATGGACACTTGAAAGTGTATGATTTGTTTTGGCAGGAAGTACAAGATTTTTCCTCTAGATTTACTGATTACTGTGCTTTCCCTACAGTTTGCGGAAATTATAGTATTTGTAGAAACGGCCAGTGTGGTTGTCCTAGACCTATAAATGCAACAAGCTATTTTCAGCCCATCGAAGAAATGCAACCTGAGCATGGCTGCTCCCTGATTACTCCCTTGTCTTGTGCAGCTTCCAAAACTCACATTCTTTTAGAGCTCCATAACATCACATACTTTCTCTTTACTAAAGATCCCCCAACTATAGATCCAGATTACCAACATATAAGTTTAGATAGCTGTAAAAACGCTTGCTTAACAGATTGTTCGTGTAAAGCTGCTTTTTATAATTCGGGCAAACGTGTAGGGAATTGCTATTTACTACCccaaattttttcattaatggcCATTGATCAAGATAATAGTACTGACCTTAAAGTTTATATTAAGGTCCAAAATGTCTCAAGTTCAGAACCTCCTCGACAACAAACAAAccataaaaagaagaaacaaataatAGTGGGATCTAGCCTCGGATCTTTGCTTATTATGTTTCTTTTAATTGGAATCTTTACTTTACTGTtttggaaaaaggaaaatgtagaGGAAAATGTAGATGAAGCTGAGGAGTATTTATTGGATCATATTCCAGGGATGCCCACAAGATACTCTTATGATGATTTGCAAGCAATAacagaaaatttcaataagGAGATCGGTGGGGGAGGATTTGGCACAGTTTTTGAAGGGACTCTACCTGATGGCACAAAAGTTGCAGTGAAGCGTCTTAATGGTTTTAGTCAAATCAAGAAATCATTTTTGGCAGAAGTTGAAACAATTGGTAGCATCCATCATATTAATTTGGTAAGACTAATTGGATTTTGTGCTGAGAAATATCATAGGCTTCTTGTTTATGAGTACATGTCTAATGGGTCTTTAGATAGATGGATATTTCACAAAAATCCTGAGATGTTGCTTGATTGGAAACTTAGAAAGAAGATCATCATTGAAATTGCAAGGGGACTATCTTATTTGCATGAAGAGTGCAGGCAAAAGATAGTTCACTTGGATATAAAACCACATAACATCCTCTTAGATGAGAATTTTAATGCAAAAGTCTCTGATTTTGGGTTGTCTAAACTAGTTGACCATGACCAAAGCCAAGTTGTGACAAACATGAGAGGGACTCCTGGCTATATGGCTCCAGAATGGTTGAGTTCAATGATTACAGAAAAGGTAGATGTCTATAGCTTTGGAGTAGTACTCTTGGAGATTTTGTGTGGAAGGAGAAATTTAGATCGCTCTCAGCCAGAGGAAGAAATGCATCTACTTGatcttttcaagaaaaatattgtggaggATCGGTTGCTGGATTTGGTTGATAAGTACAGTGAAGATATGCAATTACATGGAG